The Candidatus Binataceae bacterium DNA window GACGCGCGCCGCGTACAGGATGGTCACGTCGTCGGCATATTCGCTGACGATTCCGAGATCGTGGGTGACCAGGATCACCGCGAGCCTAAGCCGCTCCTGCAGCTCGCGGATGAGGTCCAGAATCTGAGCCTGGATCGTGACATCGAGCGCCGTCGTGGGTTCGTCCGCAATGAGTAGCCGCGGGTTGCACGACAGCGCCATCGCAATCATGACCCGCTGGCGCATCCCCCCGGAAAGCTGATGCGGGTAGTCGTTGATGCGTCGTTCGGGATCCGCGATTCCCACCAGACGCAGCGCTTCGATCACGCGGTCACGTGTCTCGCGCCGCTTGGTGCGCTGATGAAGTCGCACGGCCTCGCCGACCTGGCTGCCGATCGTGAAAACCGGATTGAGAGAGGTCATCGGCTCCTGGAAGATCATCGCGATCCGTGCACCGCGAATCGCACGCATTTCGGGTTCGGGCAGGGTCAGGAGATCCTTGCCCTCAAACAGGATCTCCCCGTCGGTGATTCGAGCCGCTTCGGGCAGCAGCCGCATGATCGAGAGCACGGTCGCGGTCTTGCCGGAGCCTGACTCCCCCACCAGTCCCATCAGCTTCCCGGCTTCGACCGAAAAGCTCACGTGATCCACCGCGCGAACTTCACCTGCATCGGTGAGAAACGAGGTGCAAAGTGATTTGACTTCGAGCAGGGGCGTCACGTCACCTCAAGGCTAGCATCGCAAAGATGGCGCGAACCAGATGGTTGGAGGAACGCGCTGTCGTCCTTTAGCGCGCATTTGCGGGATCCAGACGATCGCGCAAATGATCGCCCAGGAAATTAAACGACATCACCGCCAGAAAAATGAAGACCCCGGGGATCAGAATCCACGGATAGTGCCGCAGGTTCTGCACGTCTTCGGCCGCTGCCAGCAGGTTTCCCCACGACGACGCCGGCTCCTGGATTCCGAGGCCCAGCAGCGACAGGGCGCTCTCCCCGAGTATGAACCCCGGTATCGAGAGCGTGGCCGCCACGATTGCATAGCCCATCACCGAAGGAATCACGTGGCTACGGATGATGCGCCAACGTGAACCCCCCAGTGCGCGCGCTGCTTCAACGTAGGGCAATCCGCGAACCGAGGCCGCCATTCCCCGGATGATGCGCGCAAACCCCGCCCAGCTGATGAAACTCATGATTGCGACGATCAAGAAAAATGTTACCACGGTGCTGAGCCCGGCCGGGATTATCGCCGCCAGCGCGAGCAGAAAATAGAATGACGGCAAAGACATCTCGATTTCCGACCAGCGCATGATCAGGTTGTCGACCAGCCCGCCCACGTAACCCGACAACGCGCCGATGGTGATTCCCAGTGAAAAGCTGATCAACACCCCAATCAGCCCGACGAACATGCTCACCCGCGCTCCGTAG harbors:
- a CDS encoding ABC transporter permease, whose translation is MNAPLATPTQSIELALAWRREWRYSSWTVRFSALCLMIFYLFALLSSFFAPYDPTFQNRAMPDSPPMRVHIAAPADWSQGFLYTFPLIMVDRVERRYAPQKSRRIFIRLFHAGHLFTTDSPKEPFFLMGSDGIGRDLFSRIVYGARVSMFVGLIGVLISFSLGITIGALSGYVGGLVDNLIMRWSEIEMSLPSFYFLLALAAIIPAGLSTVVTFFLIVAIMSFISWAGFARIIRGMAASVRGLPYVEAARALGGSRWRIIRSHVIPSVMGYAIVAATLSIPGFILGESALSLLGLGIQEPASSWGNLLAAAEDVQNLRHYPWILIPGVFIFLAVMSFNFLGDHLRDRLDPANAR
- a CDS encoding ABC transporter ATP-binding protein; the encoded protein is MTPLLEVKSLCTSFLTDAGEVRAVDHVSFSVEAGKLMGLVGESGSGKTATVLSIMRLLPEAARITDGEILFEGKDLLTLPEPEMRAIRGARIAMIFQEPMTSLNPVFTIGSQVGEAVRLHQRTKRRETRDRVIEALRLVGIADPERRINDYPHQLSGGMRQRVMIAMALSCNPRLLIADEPTTALDVTIQAQILDLIRELQERLRLAVILVTHDLGIVSEYADDVTILYAARVMEQTSASELFRNPLNPYTKGLLGSIPGIDGKPRRRLQAIPGIIPSALKPPAGCRFHPRCPIAVAQCSAADPPLQEKAPSHYVACIRV